Proteins from one Plasmodium cynomolgi strain B DNA, chromosome 10, whole genome shotgun sequence genomic window:
- a CDS encoding hypothetical protein (putative) — protein sequence MNELPSGIIKEVFKFLTYKDVLKNKNCVCKEFYCAGKYNDLWKCFYGREYADDIINRKQNDPFKELFYIRHEEKKNKYVCFPKSAQEQFLDMEASLLALRDSSFGQFDISHLYDPGPFKIDNEMYARDYGGGSSAVSLYYTGRRGHHSCICEGTPHDSGNDVVLNGKDTLPLCEHTHHGGKMTNQRSQLACTPHVEEGQVTKEDHMEDEGQMEEDHMKKEDHMMNKIGEEPIWNDKITLKGRGFFQGEEEEEEKNKNGHMCSFKHCEFKYIPKSDVYICTESKNYHICDDKCELAISSDIEWGYLVCPLSGKMFDCLSQPQCRKSFKSVNSTIKYILNYDMGAGGAFQYFSPREENDSDDFYAQEMEPSFAYRKRYSHKRMGENRVHGGIRKRGKKQNEKKQSEKRQSEKKQSEKKQSEKEQSGRIPPASKSSVFKKILDSYMGSTRGCSWGPMRN from the coding sequence ATGAACGAACTACCGTCGGGCATCATAAAAGAAGTCTTCAAGTTCCTAACCTACAAAGATGTgctgaaaaacaaaaactgTGTGTGCAAAGAATTCTATTGCGCAGGGAAGTATAATGATTTGTGGAAGTGTTTCTACGGCAGGGAATATGCAGATGACATAATCaatagaaaacaaaatgatcCCTTTAAGGAACTCTTTTATATAAGacatgaggagaaaaaaaataaatatgtttgtTTTCCAAAGTCTGCACAAGAACAGTTCTTAGATATGGAGGCATCTTTACTTGCCTTGCGGGATAGCTCCTTTGGACAGTTTGACATTTCTCATTTGTACGACCCCGGTCCTTTTAAGATAGACAACGAGATGTATGCAAGGGATTACGGAGGTGGTTCTTCAGCTGTGTCCCTTTATTACACAGGAAGGAGGGGTCACCATAGTTGTATTTGCGAGGGGACCCCTCACGACAGCGGTAATGACGTAGTATTGAATGGTAAGGATACGTTACCCCTATGTGAGCACACTCATCATGGAGGGAAGATGACGAACCAGAGGAGCCAATTGGCTTGCACCCCTCACGTGGAGGAGGGCCAGGTGACGAAAGAGGACCATATGGAGGACGAGGGCCAGATGGAGGAGGACCAtatgaagaaggaggacCATATGATGAACAAAATCGGAGAAGAACCAATTTGGAATGACAAAATAACACTGAAGGGGAGGGGGTTCTtccaaggagaagaagaagaagaagaaaaaaacaaaaacggaCACATGTGTTCATTCAAGCACTGcgaatttaaatatattccaAAGAGcgatgtgtacatatgcactgAAAGCAAGAATTATCACATATGTGATGATAAATGTGAGCTAGCCATTTCTTCTGACATAGAGTGGGGATATTTGGTATGCCCCTTGTCTGGGAAAATGTTTGATTGTTTGTCACAACCACAATGTAGAAAAAGCTTTAAGAGTGTAAATTCTACCAttaaatacattttgaaTTATGACATGGGAGCTGGTGGTGCCTTTCAATACTTCTCTCCCcgggaagaaaatgattctGACGATTTTTATGCCCAAGAAATGGAACCCTCCTTTGCATACAGAAAAAGATATTCACATAAACGTATGGGTGAAAATAGGGTTCATGGGGGGAtacgcaaaagggggaaaaaacaaaatgagaaaaagcaaagtgagaaaaggcaaagtgaaaaaaagcaaagtgaaaaaaagcaaagtgaGAAAGAGCAAAGTGGGCGCATTCCCCCTGCCAGTAAAAGTAGCGTCTTCAAAAAGATACTCGATTCGTACATGGGAAGCACGCGGGGGTGCAGTTGGGGGCCCATGCGCAAC